A segment of the Deltaproteobacteria bacterium genome:
TCTTTCCGTCCATGTACCAGTCCACGATCTTGGGCACGTCGGTCCTGCCACGCGCGCCGCCAAATGCGGTCCCTTTCCATACCCGCCCGGTCACCAACTGGAAGGGTCGAGTGGAGATTTCTTGTCCCGCACCCGCGACCCCGATGATGACGCTGACGCCCCAGCCGCGATGGCAGCATTCTAGGGCTTGGCGCATCAACTGCACATTGCCGACGCACTCGAAACTGTAATCCGCGCCCCCGCCGGTCAGGTCAACCAGGTAGGCAACGAGATCGCCTTGCACCTCTTTCGGGTTGACGAAATGCGTCATGCCGAATTTCTCGGCCAAGGGTTTCCGCCCCGGGTTAATGTCCACGCCGATGATCTTATTGGCACCGGCCAGGCGCGCGCCTTGAATTACGTTGAGCCCGATACCGCCAAGGCCAAAGACCACTACATTCGCCCCGGGTTCGACTTTGGCCGTATTGATCACCGCGCCAATGCCAGTCGTGACGCCGCAGCCGATGTAACACACCTTATCGAACGGTGCATCTTCGCGAATCTTGGCCACGGCAATTTCCGGCAGGACAGTATAGTTCGAAAAGGTGGAGCAGCCCATGTAATGATGCACGGACTTTCCGCCGAGAGAAAAGCGGCTGGTCCCGTCGGGCATCACGCCTTTG
Coding sequences within it:
- a CDS encoding S-(hydroxymethyl)glutathione dehydrogenase/class III alcohol dehydrogenase, whose amino-acid sequence is MNVRAAVAHQAGAPLIIETVDLEGPKTGEVLVEIKATGICHTDEFTLSGADPEGLFPAILGHEGAGIVVEVGPGVTSVKKGDHVIPLYTPECRQCKSCLSRKTNLCTAIRATQGKGVMPDGTSRFSLGGKSVHHYMGCSTFSNYTVLPEIAVAKIREDAPFDKVCYIGCGVTTGIGAVINTAKVEPGANVVVFGLGGIGLNVIQGARLAGANKIIGVDINPGRKPLAEKFGMTHFVNPKEVQGDLVAYLVDLTGGGADYSFECVGNVQLMRQALECCHRGWGVSVIIGVAGAGQEISTRPFQLVTGRVWKGTAFGGARGRTDVPKIVDWYMDGKINIDDLITHVLPLDRINEGFDLMHAGKSIRAVVTY